The genomic region GGATTATGGTTTTCTGTCGGAATGGTGATTTTGGCTTCTGCCAGTATTCTTTACCAAACGCATCAAATTAAAAATCAATACGGTACGCAACAATATGTGGGTGCTGCATTACAATTATTTTCATCCGTAATGCTTTTATTCTGGTATGTATTACGTATCCTGATGAGCCGAAGAAATTAATCTTACAATTTATATTTATACTAAAAAAGACTGCCAGAATAGGTAGTCTTTTTTGATTGTATCGTATGTTGCTTTTATAATCCTAACGGTATTCGTATCCCTTTCCATTCGGTTAATTTGGCTTCAAAACCTTTACCGGCATTCGCAGGGCTAGTCGATGGCAATACCTGTAAATGATAGGCTTTGGTTGTTTTTACATATTTTTTAAAATATGCAGCTGCTTTTTGTCCGTTAAAGAAAATATGCGTGATTTCAGGATGTTTTTCTAAAAAATCATTAAAATCATTAGGTACTTCCTGCTCGATCGCACTATCCAGACTTCCTTCTCTTTTACAAGCCTGCAATACGTCCCATAGCGCAACTTTATTTTGCAACAACAATGCTTTTTTGGTGGCATAATCATTAGAAAAAGAAGTTTCAAAAATGGTAAACATCAATTTCCAAAAATGATTCCGGGCATTGCCATAATATTCTTCTGCCATTAAAGAAGCAACACCGGGCATGGTTCCTAAAATCAATATCCGGGCGTTGGTTTCCGATACGGAAGGAAAAGAATAAATGAGCATGGACATTATTTTTAAAAAGATTCCTACTGCAAAGTAGCAACAATCCGGCAAAATTCAAAAAGGATTTGCGTAATCGCCTTAAAAAAAGTCTGTATTTACTAGTGTTTTCAGCCTTTCCGGAAAACAAAAATAAAATTGTAACGGTTGCTTTAGCGGTTGGTGTTAAAGCGGTTATCCCTTCTTTACTTTATCTTAAAAATTATCTTGTTAAAGTATTCTAACTTACCCGCGATATTATTTGTTTTTTTAGTCTCAAAAATCTAATTTTGAACGAATCAATCATTTGATATTAACTCAAAAAAGCCTGAATTATGAAATTACCTCTACAAGACATTCTGGATGGAATCCGTGAGTGGAACAAAGTCCGTAAAGACCGTGAATTAGCAACTTTCTATTTAAGTACCGCTCGATATTTCTCTTTTGAATGTGCCGACAAAGGGACTTCAAAATACCTGCATGCGTATCCGGGTATCTACGAGAACCACTTATATTTCTTTTTGATCCCTTCGGAATTTGATTCCCCGGATTCGAAAGCAGTTGCCGATATCGATGCGCATATTAACGCTACTCCGGTAAATATTGGAATGGGCAACGGAGGACAGGAGCTTCCTGAAAAAGAGGCACAAGAACGAATTGACAACTGGGATAATAACGTAAAAGAATGGGTTTCGGTTCAAATCGATGCACCGGAAGGTATTTTCCAGGCTTTTGCCATTCCAACCGATTATATCAAAGAAAAAGTAGCGATTCCATATGATGCGGATTTTGCACTTAGAGCCAGTACTGCAGCTGTTTCCGGTTATATAGCCGATTTGGTTATCGTGGATAAAGAACTTAAAAAATCGGTGTACTATGATACGGTACGACCGGTTCCACCATTTGCTCCTTTGGAAGGTGATTTCTATTTATTACAATTGGCCGAAAACTAATATATGACGTTTTATCAGTTTCTGGACTATCTGACGTATTTATCACCGGCGCTTCTGCTCACCGGGATTGGGATTGGCATGTATCGTTACAAATCGCTCGCCCTTTCTCATAAAATGCTGTTGCTCTACATCGGTGTGGCACTCTGCACGGATCTTAGCAGCCGCCTTTACGGTCATTTGTTTGGAAACAACCTGATATTCATCATTATGTTCAGTTTATTAGAACTGATCATTTTTACAATTTTATACCAGTTCTGCTTTTTTGAAAAGAAAAGCAGAACTCTTTTTTCGCTTACGCTTGTTGCCAGTGGATTTATTGTCTGGGAGCTTTTTTCATTACGTACCATCGCTCCTCAACAATTCCAGTCCTATTCCAAAGTTATGGATGCCTTTGTAATCATATTATTTGCACTGGCTTATTTTTTCCAGAAAGTAGGAAAATACAAAACTACGCAAAAGGAAGAATTACGGCTTAATGCCGCCATTTTACTCTTTTTTTCATTACACCTTTTGTTTTTTCTGCCCATTAACTTCCTGATCAATGTAAGTTCCGGACTTAAGTTTTATTTCTGGATGGCTAATCTGGTCGTTACACTTATTTTTTATGCTTTTATAAACTGGGAAATATGGAAAAATGGTTAGACCCCAAAACCATTATGTTATGGATTATCATTGCGATTACAGTGGTTTCCATACTGGTTTTTTCGTTTATACGGCTTGCCTATCTCAACTTTAAGCAAATGACGGAAGCCCAGTTGGAAGAATCCCGTTTAAAGCTGGAGCATCAAAAAAAACTACTTGAAAACGGTATTTTGGTTCAGGAACAGGAACGTACGCGTATTGCTGCCGATTTGCAT from Flavobacterium sp. WV_118_3 harbors:
- a CDS encoding DNA-deoxyinosine glycosylase, with protein sequence MLIYSFPSVSETNARILILGTMPGVASLMAEEYYGNARNHFWKLMFTIFETSFSNDYATKKALLLQNKVALWDVLQACKREGSLDSAIEQEVPNDFNDFLEKHPEITHIFFNGQKAAAYFKKYVKTTKAYHLQVLPSTSPANAGKGFEAKLTEWKGIRIPLGL